Proteins from a single region of Blastocatellia bacterium:
- a CDS encoding helix-turn-helix domain-containing protein encodes MIKNERQYRITKAEAERFERALNQMDSHADPSNKLHPLLQKAQREALQSQLEDLRAQLAEYEALRAGARTVIARESFEDLPSALIQARIASGLSQRELAERLGIKEQQVQRYEATDYAAASLERVMEIIKALGISVREDVFLPNAMITPARFFSRLQEVGFKRDFVLKKMLPHSLAAQLQSKIVQGLDKYVLQAATIVCRILRCTVAEFFDAAPLQLNTFPALGTARFKLPATAREPQVKAYTIYAHHMALLALQATEGIVPKPIPTEPDEVRQAILSSFGAVTFEDILKYAWGLGVTVLPLSDRGTFHGACWRVQGRNIIVLKQQTASVARWSFDFLHEFRHIGQDPEVDELCIIESSETSKERRDSEEEQTCSQFAGDVLLNGRAEELVEICVQASKGKVPLLTNVIPRIAAKENVSVGALANHMAYRLWQDEVTNWWGAATNLQEVSTEPWRVARDIFLQHANFRSLNEVDRSLLQLALSDPED; translated from the coding sequence ATGATAAAAAACGAACGACAGTACAGAATTACTAAAGCCGAGGCAGAAAGGTTTGAGCGGGCTCTAAACCAGATGGATTCCCATGCCGATCCGAGCAACAAATTACATCCTCTTCTACAGAAGGCACAAAGGGAGGCTTTACAAAGCCAGTTGGAGGATCTTCGCGCACAATTAGCTGAGTATGAGGCTCTCCGAGCTGGCGCTCGAACGGTAATCGCACGTGAATCATTCGAGGATTTACCAAGCGCTTTAATACAAGCCCGCATTGCGTCTGGCTTGAGCCAAAGGGAGCTGGCTGAACGTTTAGGTATTAAAGAGCAGCAGGTACAGCGCTACGAGGCGACTGACTACGCTGCTGCTAGTCTAGAGCGGGTCATGGAAATAATTAAAGCTCTTGGAATCAGCGTTCGAGAAGATGTTTTCCTTCCGAATGCGATGATTACCCCAGCAAGGTTTTTTAGCCGGCTACAAGAGGTTGGATTCAAACGCGATTTTGTCTTAAAGAAGATGCTTCCTCACTCGCTTGCTGCTCAACTTCAAAGCAAGATCGTTCAGGGCTTGGACAAATATGTACTTCAGGCGGCAACGATAGTGTGTAGGATTCTACGCTGCACGGTGGCAGAGTTCTTTGACGCGGCTCCACTTCAACTTAATACGTTTCCTGCCTTGGGCACCGCCCGGTTCAAGTTGCCTGCAACCGCAAGAGAGCCTCAGGTCAAAGCATATACAATATATGCACACCATATGGCCTTGTTAGCCTTACAGGCTACTGAAGGGATAGTACCAAAGCCAATTCCGACGGAGCCGGATGAAGTTCGCCAAGCTATACTTTCATCCTTCGGGGCAGTGACCTTTGAGGACATTCTAAAATACGCCTGGGGGTTGGGAGTTACCGTTCTCCCATTAAGTGATCGGGGAACGTTCCACGGCGCCTGTTGGCGAGTCCAAGGCCGAAATATTATTGTACTGAAGCAGCAAACTGCATCAGTTGCACGTTGGTCCTTCGACTTTCTTCATGAATTCCGCCACATTGGTCAAGACCCAGAAGTTGATGAGTTGTGTATAATTGAATCCAGCGAAACGTCAAAAGAAAGACGTGACTCTGAAGAGGAACAGACATGTAGTCAATTTGCCGGCGACGTTCTGTTGAATGGGCGGGCAGAGGAGTTGGTTGAAATATGTGTACAAGCATCAAAGGGTAAAGTGCCGCTATTGACAAATGTTATTCCTCGGATCGCCGCGAAAGAAAATGTCTCGGTAGGTGCGCTTGCGAATCACATGGCCTACCGTCTCTGGCAAGATGAGGTAACCAACTGGTGGGGGGCTGCTACCAATCTCCAGGAGGTAAGTACTGAACCTTGGCGAGTGGCGCGAGATATCTTTTTACAACATGCAAACTTTAGATCCCTTAATGAAGTTGACCGAAGTTTGCTACAACTAGCCTTGTCTGATCCTGAGGATTGA
- a CDS encoding DUF4186 family protein, whose product MAADTQKAKPKSLKGRMSCGGSDCDNGLHCFRTSKKKGKESKPAGSCQVCGKDQLVDWKQVQSRDSKDIENTVTALKNEWVRHQYWCVVNMSPKAIIHARKKGLLGMREAAENRIRQSVGKAENFREGFQTPWEGDRAVYYAQHATATCCRRCIENWHGIEFGRDLTQPEISYLAQLVMRYIEEKIELTEQGEKPSEIREKNPELFSSVKKG is encoded by the coding sequence ATGGCCGCAGATACGCAAAAGGCTAAACCAAAATCATTAAAAGGCAGAATGTCCTGCGGAGGCAGCGACTGCGACAATGGCCTACATTGCTTTAGGACAAGCAAAAAGAAAGGGAAAGAGAGTAAACCTGCGGGATCTTGTCAGGTGTGTGGTAAGGACCAATTGGTGGATTGGAAACAGGTACAGTCCCGCGACTCAAAAGACATCGAAAACACAGTTACTGCACTGAAAAATGAGTGGGTCAGGCATCAGTATTGGTGTGTTGTGAATATGAGCCCTAAGGCTATAATTCACGCGCGCAAGAAGGGGCTTCTCGGAATGCGTGAGGCAGCTGAGAATCGAATTCGGCAGTCTGTCGGCAAGGCTGAGAATTTTAGGGAGGGGTTTCAGACACCTTGGGAAGGTGATCGGGCTGTTTACTATGCCCAGCATGCCACGGCAACGTGCTGTCGTCGCTGTATCGAAAACTGGCATGGCATTGAGTTCGGACGCGATTTAACTCAACCCGAGATTTCGTACTTAGCCCAGTTAGTTATGCGCTATATTGAAGAGAAGATTGAATTAACGGAGCAAGGGGAAAAACCGTCTGAAATTCGAGAGAAGAACCCAGAGCTATTTTCAAGCGTGAAGAAGGGGTAA
- a CDS encoding ASCH domain-containing protein: protein MMKWHSFFAFDLIPAVQENNFWRNYLDCLLSDNAAPYSLHLAVFVEPFLQYVLDGSKKIESRFSSVRCAPYQSVRKDDVILLKRAGGPVVGICRVANAWFYELEPGSLDAIKQQYADALCAQDPSFWEDRKKALFATLMRIQNVQAIQPLVIEKRDRRGWVVLQSASEQLKLPPG from the coding sequence ATGATGAAATGGCATTCTTTTTTTGCCTTTGACCTCATTCCAGCTGTTCAGGAAAATAACTTTTGGAGAAATTACTTAGATTGTCTCCTTTCCGACAATGCGGCACCATACTCACTTCATCTGGCTGTATTTGTCGAGCCTTTCCTCCAGTACGTTTTAGATGGTTCGAAGAAAATTGAATCCCGGTTTTCTTCTGTGCGGTGTGCGCCATATCAATCCGTTCGGAAAGACGATGTAATTCTTTTGAAAAGAGCCGGCGGGCCGGTTGTAGGGATATGCAGGGTCGCCAATGCTTGGTTTTATGAGCTTGAGCCGGGATCACTTGATGCAATCAAGCAGCAGTATGCTGACGCGTTGTGTGCTCAAGATCCATCTTTTTGGGAAGACAGGAAGAAAGCACTATTCGCTACCTTGATGCGCATACAAAATGTGCAAGCTATTCAGCCTTTAGTAATCGAGAAACGGGACCGACGAGGTTGGGTGGTGCTGCAATCCGCGTCTGAACAATTAAAGTTGCCACCGGGTTGA
- a CDS encoding Shedu anti-phage system protein SduA domain-containing protein: MSKRVAQSLGLPWTSFGEYIRILARQQGRDTSIEVLQEIGATQVSGDCEGFCRAVLQQVQWEPGQSLVIDSIRHTQVEEILENLVKPSIMLTVFLDVDDRIRLTHLREENITDPSDIERVESHSTEAQVRTVLPKTADLVVKGDGHREILIGKLVALVKELMDDKNFLNQPSAEELSGKIASLASAEDGSALTHLRGLLLEIDGMSCDKYDLPRMACRGLLQKGVAGVQALVSTIQEAPGIIYPAAIIESLWHAAQGQHPPAFMLGRMPIMPPLNLPLSPEIVTAAREAFYDLITESQISESLFDKLLHFLYQNNSYIGLNSKAGADAFRLSVFEIFTESSIRITKRLIDEFERLVSSDLPEKEYQQFLAANPVFIDPLADQIVDQQKLGLEYKTDFVVRRLDNEYILVEIEKPQDSIFTAKNDFTAEFTHAFGQVIDFQEWVDSHSEYARYHMPGISSPRGLLVMGKRKDLSPEQSAKLKRYCINSQAITVFTYDDLIERAKTLYENIRTKLNAL; this comes from the coding sequence TTGTCGAAACGCGTGGCCCAGAGTTTGGGACTACCTTGGACAAGCTTTGGAGAATACATACGCATCCTTGCTCGCCAGCAAGGGCGCGACACATCAATAGAGGTGTTACAGGAGATTGGAGCAACTCAGGTCAGTGGCGATTGTGAAGGATTTTGTCGCGCTGTGTTGCAACAAGTTCAATGGGAGCCCGGCCAATCTCTAGTAATCGATAGCATTCGGCATACGCAAGTTGAAGAGATATTAGAGAATTTAGTAAAGCCCTCTATCATGCTCACTGTTTTCCTAGACGTGGACGATCGAATTCGCTTAACCCATTTACGTGAAGAAAATATTACAGATCCCAGTGATATTGAACGTGTAGAGTCACATTCAACCGAAGCACAAGTACGAACCGTCCTACCAAAGACAGCCGACTTGGTTGTAAAAGGAGACGGGCACAGGGAAATTCTTATCGGCAAACTCGTAGCGCTAGTGAAGGAGTTGATGGATGACAAAAACTTTCTTAATCAACCTTCCGCAGAAGAATTATCTGGAAAGATAGCAAGTCTAGCATCGGCTGAGGATGGGTCGGCTCTAACACATCTGCGAGGACTCCTCCTAGAGATTGATGGGATGAGTTGTGATAAATATGACCTGCCCCGTATGGCTTGCCGGGGCTTATTACAAAAAGGAGTAGCGGGCGTGCAGGCCCTCGTCTCTACTATACAAGAGGCACCAGGGATAATATATCCTGCAGCTATTATCGAATCACTCTGGCACGCTGCGCAGGGGCAGCATCCGCCTGCTTTTATGCTGGGGCGCATGCCTATTATGCCCCCTTTGAACCTTCCCCTCAGCCCAGAAATAGTTACTGCAGCTCGTGAAGCCTTTTACGATCTTATAACAGAGAGTCAGATTAGCGAGAGTCTGTTTGATAAACTCCTTCACTTCCTTTACCAGAATAATTCTTACATAGGTCTCAATAGCAAGGCCGGAGCTGACGCCTTTCGCCTTTCGGTATTCGAAATTTTTACGGAATCTTCCATACGAATTACCAAAAGATTGATTGATGAATTCGAAAGGCTGGTCAGTAGTGATCTTCCAGAAAAGGAGTATCAACAGTTCCTCGCAGCGAACCCAGTCTTTATCGATCCACTGGCTGACCAAATAGTAGACCAACAAAAACTCGGGCTGGAGTATAAGACCGACTTTGTTGTTCGCAGGCTTGATAATGAGTATATACTCGTTGAAATAGAGAAGCCGCAAGACAGCATATTTACTGCGAAGAATGACTTCACTGCCGAGTTTACTCACGCCTTCGGACAAGTTATAGATTTTCAAGAATGGGTTGATTCCCATAGTGAGTATGCGCGTTATCATATGCCGGGAATTTCTTCCCCTAGAGGCTTGCTAGTGATGGGAAAGAGGAAGGACTTATCACCAGAACAATCGGCTAAACTCAAGCGCTACTGTATCAATAGTCAGGCGATAACGGTTTTTACTTATGACGACCTGATAGAAAGGGCAAAGACCCTATATGAGAATATTCGTACGAAACTCAACGCGTTATAA
- a CDS encoding metallophosphoesterase, which translates to MADAVILGFAGKIGSGKSTLSSKVAEALGWPYVSFGDYVRSVARQRGLEESRRTLQEIGESLINEGCDEFCRTVLGQADWIPGQSLIVDGLRHAEIVNVLRRIVFPSQLYIIYIEVTEGLRASRLSERNEDAKQPGLIDSHSTEAQVQSVLPGISDLFVDGNKPLDLLVDEVLSWASKRIEVRTAGSGRGYSKMTGLTWLHLSDWHQKGKDFDREVVRDLLMRDIHDRTKISPELEKIDFIIFSGDLAYHGKSIEYTAAIEHLFAPLLEATGLGDAGRERLFIVPGNHDVDRDALEILSEKLLDKLSNSEAVAHWLTDDRKRRALLEPLTDYRNFAAEYLGGYQDFKDYDLAYWYLRRLTVENKVVSILCLNSAWLTGHNKDSKGRVNDRGYLILGEPQIHRALEQSANADVRIVVLHHPFEWLNEFDRLRVEDRLTKECHFILCGHQHFPQIKIVHGPNSNYVHIPAGASYDRRVPDDPRYTNSYNFVHLDFDSGQGTIFLRRWSDQRTEWVSDQDSAKDGRYSFTLPKRLGKKEEQGKNKLVSPSKHMPLQAQRTKPFEQFQTDVHEWLKVCGHQVESYIDAEAGSFQFILNEPITGGYDRVLVYGIQGEATVADAQKLRLAVEKQGTHRGWLLSMRHITPAARQSIKGDARLQCYTFDELVDQNANFDKYFTWMEAEVQRKQVSRYYIDLGCTKDDIDPATGERLGISDYDRIDDYIDQWLEDPSAEHISVLGEFGTGKTWFCLQYAYRALHAYKSARESGRQRPRIPILVQLRDFTSAQKIETLFSDFFFRKFEIGLPGYSAYQQLNRMGKLLLIFDGFDEMADRTNRQKQIDHFWQLARAIGPGAKAILTCRAEHFEFAKAATKTLGGEDTPTDSPVTVAVLEPPKFQIIHLKKLTPAQITKLLIKREGEMVGGQLAERILSNSSLADLAQRAGLIEFIIAALPSLDEKSQIDLSRVFLYATKELLLKNIREKRSFTSMADKVYFLCELAWQMLSTGELKINYSQFPNHLRQYRPELKDREIDHWKFDLIGQSLLVRDEDGNYSFSHKSLPEFFVAYKFAAELGLFAPMSEWITAYFPQSNDSNKLPIRYWHDFFLCPNEKQICKEQMIEIEGLPRCMTSGGTCMALFAGESLEVLRKTFGRQILTPEVFDFLEPMIEQQERLWELIDSTRGKTFHQVGYCGGNGATLLNRLRQEFKGRNLREVVISGADLSASDLTKMDLRGSDLSRCILTHTILDEADLRGADLTKITFYAPRPSISLAWISDSPVLATVGSDGVIHLWSTSHWGAVKSIPSPTSKKSDSVCWDPMSQRLYMSYEGGIGWVELAKSNEFHERALEGRTTAIAIAPNRGLLALKNSLAYEVNKYANYPGFTKRVREKRVILYDIQRAYGFPIITLTGDFTYPTVLRFYPEGDLLVVGKYNGSVQVFDSRGRRIASRRIFKTAITALAIYPNGVVICGSNQGEIKFFNYYKGSRLSPEKLSSESCEGLMAAEANPEAVIDTAAFNANFKSLEKILQIEINPMTGDFAMLDALGKLEIWSPGGKRILELNAEANKWTSMSFSPAGDLLALASNPLISILDVKPTSSTFGKCLHHLGQPVSCEGMLISGAKGLEAPAPSGKGTLEHWLKKRGALG; encoded by the coding sequence ATGGCAGATGCAGTAATTTTGGGCTTTGCAGGAAAGATAGGTAGCGGGAAGTCCACTTTATCCAGTAAAGTCGCCGAAGCGCTGGGATGGCCTTATGTTAGTTTTGGGGACTACGTGCGGTCAGTTGCTCGCCAGCGGGGCCTTGAGGAATCCAGACGAACACTACAAGAGATAGGTGAGTCTCTCATCAATGAAGGCTGTGACGAGTTTTGTAGGACAGTCCTAGGGCAAGCTGATTGGATTCCTGGACAATCGTTAATCGTCGATGGCTTACGACATGCAGAAATAGTAAATGTGTTGCGCAGGATAGTATTTCCTTCTCAGTTATACATCATCTATATAGAAGTAACTGAAGGCCTTCGCGCTTCGCGATTATCTGAGAGGAATGAGGACGCTAAGCAACCTGGACTAATAGACTCGCACTCAACCGAGGCGCAAGTCCAATCAGTACTTCCCGGAATATCAGATCTGTTTGTTGATGGAAACAAACCCTTAGACCTACTGGTTGATGAAGTACTGTCTTGGGCGTCAAAGCGAATCGAGGTTAGAACGGCTGGTTCCGGCAGGGGATATTCGAAAATGACTGGACTAACTTGGCTGCACCTTTCTGATTGGCATCAGAAGGGTAAAGATTTTGATCGAGAAGTTGTTCGCGACCTCTTAATGCGAGACATCCATGACCGCACTAAGATTTCTCCTGAATTAGAAAAAATAGACTTCATTATATTCAGTGGGGATCTCGCATATCACGGGAAATCAATAGAATACACGGCAGCCATAGAGCATTTGTTTGCTCCCCTTTTAGAGGCAACGGGATTAGGAGATGCTGGCCGGGAGCGTTTATTCATTGTTCCCGGAAATCACGACGTAGATCGTGATGCTTTGGAAATCCTATCAGAAAAACTCTTGGACAAGCTGAGTAATTCTGAAGCAGTAGCCCACTGGTTAACAGATGATCGTAAGCGCCGGGCGTTACTAGAGCCTCTGACTGACTATAGAAACTTTGCAGCTGAATACCTTGGCGGTTATCAAGACTTTAAAGATTATGATTTAGCTTACTGGTATCTAAGGCGATTGACCGTTGAAAACAAGGTGGTCTCTATATTGTGCTTAAATTCTGCATGGCTCACAGGGCATAATAAGGATAGTAAAGGCAGGGTTAATGATCGTGGGTACCTGATCCTCGGCGAACCGCAGATCCATAGGGCTCTCGAACAGTCTGCCAATGCTGATGTTCGTATTGTCGTCTTACACCACCCGTTCGAATGGCTGAATGAGTTCGACCGTCTTCGCGTAGAAGATAGATTGACTAAAGAGTGTCACTTCATATTGTGCGGTCACCAGCATTTTCCCCAAATAAAGATAGTTCACGGCCCGAATAGCAACTATGTTCATATTCCCGCAGGAGCAAGCTATGACCGCCGCGTACCCGACGACCCGCGCTATACCAATTCGTATAATTTTGTCCATCTAGATTTTGATAGCGGACAGGGGACAATATTTTTAAGGCGGTGGAGCGATCAACGGACTGAATGGGTGAGTGATCAAGACTCCGCGAAAGATGGCCGCTACTCCTTTACATTGCCGAAGAGGCTTGGAAAAAAAGAGGAGCAAGGGAAGAACAAGCTTGTTTCCCCCTCCAAGCACATGCCATTACAAGCCCAACGGACCAAGCCTTTCGAACAATTTCAAACAGACGTGCATGAGTGGCTGAAAGTGTGTGGCCATCAGGTGGAGTCATATATTGATGCGGAGGCAGGATCGTTTCAGTTTATTCTCAACGAGCCCATCACTGGCGGATATGATCGCGTACTTGTATATGGTATCCAAGGTGAAGCTACTGTCGCCGATGCCCAAAAACTAAGACTGGCTGTGGAGAAGCAAGGGACTCACAGGGGCTGGTTACTTTCAATGCGCCATATAACTCCGGCTGCCCGCCAATCAATCAAAGGGGATGCTCGACTGCAATGTTACACATTTGACGAACTTGTTGATCAGAACGCAAATTTCGACAAATACTTCACTTGGATGGAGGCCGAAGTTCAGCGCAAGCAGGTTTCTAGATATTATATAGATTTGGGTTGTACTAAGGATGATATAGATCCAGCAACTGGTGAGAGACTTGGAATAAGCGATTATGACCGCATTGATGATTACATTGATCAGTGGTTAGAAGATCCATCTGCAGAGCACATTTCGGTATTAGGTGAGTTTGGGACAGGAAAAACTTGGTTCTGTCTGCAATATGCTTACCGGGCTTTGCATGCCTATAAGTCGGCTCGAGAAAGTGGACGGCAGCGTCCCCGAATTCCAATTCTTGTACAATTACGAGATTTTACTAGTGCACAAAAGATAGAAACTCTCTTCTCGGATTTTTTCTTCCGGAAGTTTGAAATTGGCTTGCCGGGCTATAGTGCGTATCAACAACTTAATCGCATGGGTAAGTTGTTGCTTATCTTCGATGGCTTTGACGAGATGGCAGACCGCACTAATAGGCAGAAACAGATTGATCATTTTTGGCAGCTAGCTCGTGCGATTGGTCCGGGAGCTAAGGCTATACTTACCTGTCGTGCTGAGCATTTCGAATTTGCCAAAGCTGCGACCAAGACACTTGGAGGGGAGGATACTCCGACCGATAGCCCAGTGACCGTTGCTGTACTGGAGCCCCCTAAGTTCCAAATAATACATCTGAAAAAGTTGACTCCTGCCCAAATTACAAAGCTACTAATAAAACGAGAGGGAGAGATGGTTGGAGGTCAGCTGGCAGAACGAATACTTTCAAATTCCTCTCTAGCGGATCTTGCTCAACGTGCAGGTTTGATAGAGTTCATAATTGCAGCTCTTCCTTCGCTGGATGAGAAGAGTCAGATAGACCTGTCGCGGGTCTTTCTTTATGCCACTAAAGAGCTATTGCTCAAGAACATTCGCGAGAAGCGTTCTTTCACGTCTATGGCTGATAAGGTCTATTTTTTGTGCGAATTAGCTTGGCAGATGTTATCAACTGGTGAATTGAAGATTAACTATTCACAGTTTCCTAATCACTTGCGTCAATACCGGCCTGAATTGAAGGATAGAGAAATAGATCATTGGAAATTTGACTTAATAGGTCAATCACTCTTGGTGCGTGATGAGGATGGGAATTATTCCTTCTCACATAAATCCCTCCCGGAATTCTTCGTAGCTTATAAATTCGCTGCTGAATTAGGTCTTTTTGCCCCTATGTCTGAGTGGATAACCGCATACTTCCCTCAAAGCAATGATTCCAATAAATTGCCGATTCGATACTGGCATGACTTTTTTCTTTGCCCGAATGAAAAACAGATATGTAAAGAGCAGATGATAGAGATTGAGGGCCTACCTCGATGTATGACTTCAGGAGGGACTTGTATGGCTTTGTTCGCTGGCGAGTCGTTAGAAGTATTAAGAAAGACATTCGGCAGACAGATCTTGACTCCTGAGGTATTCGATTTCCTGGAACCAATGATAGAACAGCAAGAAAGATTATGGGAACTAATCGACTCAACGAGAGGAAAAACATTTCATCAGGTAGGGTACTGCGGAGGGAATGGGGCAACCTTGCTGAACCGCTTGCGCCAAGAATTTAAAGGGCGCAATTTGAGAGAAGTGGTCATCTCAGGTGCTGATCTCAGTGCGAGCGATCTCACAAAGATGGACTTGAGGGGATCAGATCTAAGTCGCTGTATATTAACGCATACGATCTTGGACGAGGCAGATTTAAGGGGCGCAGATCTAACCAAAATAACCTTTTATGCTCCCCGTCCATCTATCTCTTTGGCTTGGATTTCGGACAGCCCAGTTCTAGCGACTGTGGGATCTGACGGCGTTATCCATCTATGGTCTACTAGTCATTGGGGGGCTGTGAAGAGCATTCCCTCTCCTACATCTAAGAAATCAGATTCTGTATGCTGGGATCCTATGAGTCAAAGACTTTATATGAGTTATGAAGGGGGAATTGGTTGGGTTGAATTAGCTAAAAGTAATGAGTTTCATGAGCGAGCGCTTGAAGGTCGTACGACAGCCATTGCGATTGCCCCTAACAGAGGGCTCTTGGCCCTAAAGAATTCACTAGCATATGAGGTTAATAAATATGCCAATTATCCTGGCTTTACTAAACGGGTGAGGGAGAAAAGAGTGATTCTTTATGATATTCAACGAGCCTATGGCTTTCCTATTATCACCCTAACGGGAGATTTTACTTACCCCACTGTACTCAGGTTTTATCCAGAAGGAGATTTACTAGTTGTAGGTAAGTATAATGGGAGTGTGCAAGTTTTTGACTCACGAGGGAGAAGAATTGCTTCTCGCCGGATCTTTAAAACAGCCATAACTGCCCTAGCCATATACCCGAATGGGGTTGTCATTTGTGGGAGTAATCAAGGTGAAATAAAGTTCTTTAACTACTACAAGGGATCGAGACTGTCTCCAGAGAAGTTATCGTCGGAAAGCTGTGAGGGATTGATGGCGGCTGAGGCGAACCCCGAGGCAGTTATTGATACTGCAGCATTCAACGCTAATTTTAAATCGCTAGAAAAAATCTTGCAGATTGAAATCAATCCTATGACGGGAGACTTCGCAATGCTTGATGCCTTAGGAAAGTTAGAAATTTGGAGTCCTGGTGGAAAAAGAATTCTAGAATTGAATGCTGAAGCCAATAAGTGGACTTCCATGTCTTTTAGTCCAGCAGGAGACCTGCTCGCCTTAGCTAGTAATCCGTTGATATCTATTTTGGACGTGAAACCCACTAGCTCCACATTTGGGAAATGCTTACATCATTTAGGGCAACCGGTAAGTTGCGAGGGGATGCTTATATCCGGAGCCAAAGGTCTAGAGGCTCCCGCGCCAAGTGGAAAAGGAACGCTTGAACATTGGTTGAAAAAGCGAGGCGCCTTGGGCTAG
- a CDS encoding ABC transporter substrate-binding protein, which yields MRRQVLLISLLVFSLLFVGIISCTNRGNSSSTELRIGYIPIIDTLPLYVAVEKGYFAEQGLKVSVTPMNGGPMILEALGSGNLEIGFSNVVTLLVARSKGLQFQTVGAAVYETDASRAHALLVRDNSPINSPADLNGKRIAINAQHNIDQFVMNRYLEMNGLPYNAVSYYEVPHAQMEALLAKGEVDATISVEPYLTSALTGKGIKLLDYEYTKVFPTLLVASYIAPQEWLQKHGKEIQGFQEAMRKAREFVAQHESEARSLLPKYTRIDEGTAAKVRLPVFKDEVSSDQLQMINAELLHQKLIDHASAVEGALYGGDK from the coding sequence ATGAGAAGACAGGTACTGTTAATCTCACTTCTGGTTTTTTCTCTATTATTCGTCGGGATCATCTCCTGCACTAATCGCGGCAATTCGTCCTCTACAGAACTGCGCATCGGTTATATCCCGATTATCGACACCCTGCCTCTATACGTTGCTGTTGAAAAGGGCTACTTTGCCGAGCAAGGCTTAAAGGTGTCCGTCACGCCAATGAATGGGGGGCCCATGATTCTGGAGGCACTGGGGAGCGGCAACCTGGAGATTGGCTTCTCGAATGTTGTCACCCTCTTGGTTGCTCGCTCCAAAGGCTTACAGTTTCAAACAGTCGGGGCGGCCGTCTATGAAACCGACGCTAGTCGTGCCCATGCGTTACTGGTGAGGGATAATTCTCCGATCAACTCGCCAGCCGATCTTAATGGTAAGCGTATCGCAATAAATGCCCAGCACAACATAGACCAGTTTGTAATGAACCGGTACTTAGAGATGAATGGCCTGCCTTATAATGCGGTCAGCTATTACGAGGTCCCTCATGCGCAGATGGAAGCCCTGCTGGCAAAAGGGGAGGTGGATGCGACAATTTCTGTTGAACCTTACCTAACCAGTGCCTTGACCGGCAAAGGGATTAAGCTTTTGGATTATGAATATACTAAGGTATTTCCAACCCTGCTGGTCGCATCTTACATAGCCCCTCAAGAGTGGCTGCAGAAGCATGGGAAGGAGATTCAGGGCTTTCAAGAGGCCATGCGCAAGGCAAGAGAGTTTGTTGCGCAGCATGAGTCAGAGGCGCGCTCCCTTCTGCCCAAATATACCCGTATTGATGAAGGCACTGCGGCCAAGGTGCGCCTGCCTGTGTTCAAGGACGAGGTCAGCTCTGACCAGTTACAGATGATTAATGCGGAATTGCTCCACCAGAAACTCATTGACCACGCGTCCGCCGTGGAAGGGGCCTTGTATGGTGGCGACAAATAG
- a CDS encoding ABC transporter ATP-binding protein, which produces MVATNSKPVIEIAGLSKSFNGGRPVISNLSLRIDEGEFVVITGPSGIGKSLLLRIVCGLEKPTEGVVRLDGQPVTSPPLDFAIVFQDYRNSLLLWKTALENVMLALTGSSSQRVRSAEKRETARHYLHEVGLEEYGDYYPYQLSGGQQQRICFARALAPNPRFLLLDEPFGSVDHLTKLELEDLLLSLYCKHGFTCLMTTHDLDEAAYLASRVIVFSRPSFGVRAEIKNNLPYPRSQDRTRFDPEFDWARARLYHLFTGRRDD; this is translated from the coding sequence ATGGTGGCGACAAATAGTAAACCGGTCATAGAAATTGCGGGCCTGTCGAAATCGTTCAATGGGGGAAGGCCGGTCATTAGCAATCTATCGCTTCGCATAGATGAGGGGGAATTTGTCGTCATTACGGGCCCGTCAGGAATTGGGAAGTCCCTCTTGTTGAGGATTGTGTGCGGGCTGGAGAAACCTACGGAAGGGGTGGTACGTTTAGACGGCCAACCGGTTACTTCGCCGCCCCTCGATTTTGCGATCGTCTTCCAGGACTATCGGAACTCACTCTTGCTTTGGAAGACAGCCCTAGAGAACGTAATGTTGGCGCTGACGGGTTCCAGTAGCCAAAGGGTCAGGTCGGCAGAAAAGAGGGAGACCGCCAGACATTATCTGCATGAGGTGGGGCTTGAGGAGTATGGAGATTATTACCCCTACCAGCTTTCGGGAGGGCAGCAGCAGCGAATTTGTTTTGCGCGAGCGCTTGCCCCGAACCCCCGTTTTCTACTCTTAGATGAGCCCTTCGGATCGGTCGACCATCTCACGAAACTTGAGCTCGAAGACCTGCTGCTCAGCCTTTACTGCAAGCATGGCTTCACCTGTTTGATGACCACGCACGATCTTGACGAGGCGGCATATCTTGCCTCCCGTGTGATCGTCTTCTCGCGGCCTTCTTTCGGTGTGCGAGCGGAAATCAAGAACAATCTACCCTACCCGCGCTCGCAGGACAGGACCCGCTTCGACCCGGAATTTGATTGGGCGCGAGCCCGCTTGTACCACCTGTTTACTGGCCGCCGGGATGATTAA